One genomic region from Argentina anserina chromosome 2, drPotAnse1.1, whole genome shotgun sequence encodes:
- the LOC126785164 gene encoding transcription factor bHLH155: MGTDLHQALRSLCLNTEWNYAIFWKLKHRARMVLTWEDAYYDNCEQHDNSGDESFIKTLEALPGGHNPHDPLGLAVAKMSYHVYTLGEGIVGQVAITGKYQWIFADNIVRHNCSPSEYGDGWHSQFLAGIRTVAIVAVVPHGVVQLGSLNKITENVKLVSHIKNAFMAQDSPVRRIQSSIDSSGCEAISPTNLASGAFPDCLQDIDKAINIKKSDIWLSAFPQCGKDDDSSYMFPLTRNLKNAVEVVNKHGELESSNIGGDETSNISQSKSSIFNLGSCKLVGMELLDSRKCTGESSGCKNLGMSSPNNATSFSHANDCADLSSTFVNSDRVDSDNIDFYRSEVLLHVNEPSDVKFQNNLENLKFQAETGQVDTSSSSLMFPAGCELHEALGPSFMNKSNYFDWEAEKIGDRITAEMPDGMNSSQLTSDSCPEHLLEAVVAKVCHSGSHVKSEKSFCKSMQSLLTTEKYPEPSSHTTHTLDSENYSIDQPSMRGEDTQQCLSSSGRCGVISPKWFSSPCPSACSEQQERSSGPAKNNKKRARPGETSRPRPRDRQLIQDRIKELRELTPNGAKCSIDSLLERTIKHMLFLQSITKHADKLNKCADAKLCPKETSMLGSSNHERGSSWAVEVGGNLKVCSIVVENLNKNGQMVVEMMCEECSHFLEIAEAIRSLGLTILKGVTEARGDKTWICFIVEGQNNRNIHRMDILWSLVQILQPENPIQQQL; encoded by the exons ATGGGGACTGACTTGCACCAAGCGCTGAGAAGCCTTTGTTTGAATACGGAGTGGAACTATGCAATTTTCTGGAAACTGAAGCACCGGGCTCGAAT GGTGTTGACTTGGGAGGACGCTTACTATGATAACTGTGAGCAACATGACAATTCAGGGGATGAAAGCTTTATTAAGACACTGGAAGCATTGCCTGGCGGCCATAATCCACACGATCCCCTCGGACTAGCCGTGGCAAAAATGTCGTATCATGTATATACTCTGGGGGAAGG AATTGTTGGACAAGTGGCAATTACTGGGAAGTATCAGTGGATCTTTGCAGATAATATTGTGAGGCATAACTGTTCACCGTCTGAG TACGGTGATGGGTGGCACAGTCAATTTTTAGCTGGCATAAgg ACCGTTGCCATTGTAGCTGTTGTTCCACATGGAGTTGTACAGCTTGGTTCTTTaaacaaa ATCACTGAAAATGTGAAGCTGGTATCACATATAAAAAATGCTTTCATGGCTCAAGATTCCCCAGTACGGCGTATCCAATCTAGCATAGACAGTTCAGGATGTGAG GCAATATCTCCAACAAATTTGGCTTCAGGGGCTTTTCCTGATTGCTTGCAAGATATAGATAAGgccataaatataaaaaagtcGGATATATGGTTGTCCGCCTTTCCCCAGTGTGGGAAAGACGATGATAGTTCTTATATGTTTCCATTGACTCGCAATCTCAAAAATGCAGTTGAAGTGGTCAATAAGCATGGTGAACTTGAGTCATCCAACATAGGAGGTGATGAGACTTCCAACATATCTCAGTCAAAATCAAGTATCTTCAATTTGGGAAGTTGCAAATTAGTAGGAATGGAATTACTTGATAGCAGGAAGTGTACAGGGGAGAGTAGTGGCTGCAAAAATTTGGGGATGTCTTCCCCGAACAATGCCACTTCATTCTCTCATGCTAATGATTGTGCAGACTTATCTTCAACATTTGTCAACTCTGACAGGGTTGATTCGGACAATATAGATTTTTACCGTAGTGAGGTGTTGCTGCATGTAAATGAACCCTCAGATGTTAAGTTTCAGAACAACCTGGAAAATCTGAAGTTTCAGGCTGAAACAGGTCAGGTGGACACATCAAGTTCATCTTTGATGTTCCCTGCTGGCTGTGAGTTGCATGAAGCACTTGGACCATCTTTTATGAATAAGAGCAACTATTTTGATTGGGAAGCGGAGAAGATTGGTGACAGAATTACTGCTGAGATGCCTGACGGAATGAATTCTAGCCAATTGACTTCTGATTCTTGCCCAGAACATCTTCTCGAAGCTGTAGTGGCTAAAGTTTGCCATAGTGGTAGTCATGTTAAAAGTGAAAAATCTTTCTGTAAATCAATGCAGTCTCTGTTGACAACTGAAAAGTATCCAGAGCCTTCTAGCCATACTACACATACGCTTGATTCAGAAAATTATTCCATTGATCAGCCGTCTATGAGAGGAGAGGACACGCAACAATGCTTGAGCTCATCAGGGAGATGTGGGGTGATATCCCCAAAATGGTTTTCGTCACCTTGTCCAAGTGCTTGTAGTGAACAGCAGGAGAGGTCATCAGGACCAGCTAAAAACAACAAGAAGAGGGCTAGACCTGGTGAGACTTCTAGACCTAGGCCGAGGGACAGACAATTAATCCAAGATCGTATCAAGGAACTGCGAGAGCTAACACCAAATGGAGCAAAG TGCAGTATTGATTCACTGCTGGAGCGCACAATCAAGCACATGTTATTTCTTCAGAGTATCACTAAGCATGCGGATAAACTAAATAAGTGTGCTGATGCAAAG TTGTGTCCCAAGGAAACAAGCATGCTAGGATCCTCTAACCATGAAAGGGGATCGAGCTGGGCGGTGGAGGTGGGAGGCAATCTAAAAGTGTGTTCAATAGTAGTAGAGAATCTGAACAAGAATGGGCAGATGGTTGTGGAG ATGATGTGTGAAGAATGCAGCCATTTCCTTGAGATTGCTGAAGCTATAAGGAGCTTGGGTCTAACAATTCTAAAAGGTGTAACAGAGGCCCGTGGTGACAAGACATGGATATGTTTCATAGTTGAG GGGCAGAACAACAGAAATATACACAGGATGGATATCTTGTGGTCCCTTGTTCAGATACTGCAGCCCGAGAACCCTATTCAACAACAGCTATAG